A region of Pongo pygmaeus isolate AG05252 chromosome 15, NHGRI_mPonPyg2-v2.0_pri, whole genome shotgun sequence DNA encodes the following proteins:
- the PNMA1 gene encoding paraneoplastic antigen Ma1, protein MAMTLLEDWCRGMDVNSQRALLVWGIPVNCDEAEIEETLQAAMPQVSYRMLGRMFWREENAKAALLELTGAVDYAAIPREMPGKGGVWKVLFKPPTSDAEFLERLHLFLAREGWTVQDVARVLGFQNPTPTPGPEMPAEMLNYILDNVIQPLVESIWYKRLTLFSGRDIPGPGEETFDPWLEHTNEVLEEWQVSDVEKRRRLMESLRGPAADVIRILKSNNPAITTAECLKALEQVFGSVESSRDAQIKFLNTYQNPGEKLSAYVIRLEPLLQKVVEKGAIDKDNVNQARLEQVIAGANHSGAIRRQLWLTGAGEGPAPNLFQLLVQIREEEAKEEEEEAEATLLQLGLEGHF, encoded by the coding sequence ATGGCGATGACACTGTTGGAAGACTGGTGCCGGGGGATGGATGTGAACTCCCAGAGAGCTCTGTTGGTCTGGGGCATCCCAGTGAACTGTGATGAGGCTGAAATCGAAGAGACCCTCCAGGCTGCGATGCCCCAGGTCTCCTACCGAATGCTTGGGAGAATGTTCTGGAGGGAAGAAAATGCGAAAGCAGCCTTATTAGAGCTCACTGGCGCTGTAGATTACGCCGCGATCCCCAGGGAGATGCCGGGCAAAGGAGGGGTCTGGAAAGTGTTATTTAAGCCCCCAACTTCTGATGCTGAATTTTTAGAAAGATTGCACCTCTTCCTAGCTAGAGAGGGGTGGACCGTGCAAGATGTTGCCCGTGTCCTTGGGTTTCAGAACCCTACTCCGACCCCGGGCCCAGAGATGCCAGCAGAGATGCTAAACTATATTTTGGATAATGTTATTCAGCCTCTTGTTGAGTCCATATGGTACAAGAGGCTGACACTTTTCTCGGGGAGGGACATCCCAGGGCCTGGAGAGGAAACCTTTGATCCCTGGCTGGAGCACACTAATGAGGTCCTAGAGGAGTGGCAGGTGTCCGATGTAGAAAAGAGGCGGCGGTTGATGGAGAGTCTTAGAGGCCCCGCCGCTGATGTCATTCGCATCCTCAAGTCCAACAACCCCGCGATAACCACTGCCGAATGCCTGAAGGCGCTTGAGCAGGTGTTTGGGAGCGTTGAGAGCTCTAGGGATGCCCAGATCAAATTTCTGAACACTTATCAGAACCCGGGAGAAAAATTGTCTGCTTATGTCATTCGTCTGGAGCCTCTGCTACAGAAGGTGGTAGAGAAGGGGGCCATTGATAAAGATAATGTGAACCAGGCCCGCCTAGAGCAGGTCATTGCCGGGGCCAACCACAGCGGGGCCATCCGAAGGCAGCTGTGGCTTACCGGGGCTGGGGAAGGGCCAGCCCCAAACCTCTTTCAGTTGCTGGTGCAGATCCGTGAGGAGGAAgccaaggaagaggaggaggaggctgaggccaccCTTCTGCAGTTAGGCCTGGAAGGGCACTTCTGA